In the [Clostridium] colinum genome, one interval contains:
- a CDS encoding HD-GYP domain-containing protein, which produces MANLKVQKISVKNAKPNMILAKDVVNSSGIVILSKNTMLSNINYDKLESNGIKYISIFEKSDNSDDFSEDILLENKESERIEDRKEFKQFKKNYEEKVEKIENQFVAIGKGIGIETDTLYDVVIDIVNNVNCKNDVFSYLGHLKTQDLHTYAHSLNVALICNLFGTWLGYEGEQLKTLTVAGMLHDIGKLKIDENIIKKPAKLTNEEYECMKKHPSLGYELVKDLDIPNEIKLSVLMHHEKINGTGYPLGLKDDRIASTAKIVAICDIYEAMTANRVYRPQICPFEVIRNFEQNSYDILDTQFLLAFLQNIAYTYVGSRIMLSDDREAEVVFINNSYLSKPIVRINDEFIDLSQEKELYIKHIL; this is translated from the coding sequence ATGGCTAATTTAAAAGTACAAAAGATAAGTGTTAAAAATGCTAAACCTAATATGATTTTAGCAAAAGATGTTGTAAATTCTTCTGGCATAGTAATTTTAAGTAAAAATACTATGTTAAGTAATATAAATTATGATAAACTTGAATCCAATGGAATAAAATACATAAGTATTTTTGAAAAAAGTGATAATAGTGATGATTTTAGTGAAGATATTTTATTAGAAAATAAAGAATCTGAGAGAATAGAAGATAGAAAAGAGTTTAAGCAGTTTAAAAAAAATTATGAAGAAAAAGTTGAAAAAATAGAAAATCAATTTGTAGCTATTGGTAAAGGTATTGGAATAGAAACAGATACTCTTTATGATGTAGTTATAGATATAGTTAATAATGTAAACTGTAAAAATGATGTATTTTCTTACTTAGGGCATTTAAAAACTCAAGATTTACATACTTATGCACATAGTTTAAATGTTGCTTTAATATGCAATCTTTTTGGCACTTGGCTAGGGTATGAAGGAGAACAATTAAAAACACTTACTGTTGCAGGTATGTTGCACGATATTGGCAAGTTAAAAATAGATGAAAATATAATTAAAAAACCGGCTAAATTAACTAATGAAGAATACGAATGTATGAAAAAGCATCCTTCCTTAGGATATGAATTAGTTAAAGATTTAGACATACCTAATGAAATAAAATTAAGTGTATTAATGCATCATGAAAAAATAAATGGAACAGGATACCCTTTAGGGTTAAAAGATGATAGAATAGCATCTACAGCTAAAATAGTTGCTATTTGTGATATATATGAAGCTATGACAGCTAATAGAGTTTATAGACCACAAATTTGTCCTTTTGAAGTTATAAGAAACTTTGAGCAAAATAGCTATGATATTTTAGATACACAATTTTTATTAGCTTTTTTACAAAATATAGCATATACTTATGTAGGAAGTCGTATTATGTTATCTGATGATAGAGAAGCAGAAGTTGTTTTTATCAATAATTCTTATTTATCAAAGCCTATTGTAAGAATAAATGATGAGTTTATAGATTTATCTCAAGAAAAAGAACTATATATAAAACATATACTATAA
- a CDS encoding HAD family hydrolase codes for MIEYKGVIFNLEGTILDSLNIWEKVEKIFIKNKKINIPINYEKHIKHMNVLESANYINSICEIEDTKENIVEELKQLAYFEYKKNISLNLGVYEYLVFLKENKIKIGIVTNCEKQFYEVCLKRYKIYDFFDIIIDSSFAKIDKEYSDIYKNCATTLGLAPKNIIVFENKLEAIKGAKKAGMQVYYFYEKNNLENLEDIIQQSDEYITDFRELIV; via the coding sequence ATGATTGAGTATAAAGGTGTTATTTTTAACTTGGAGGGAACTATACTAGATTCATTAAATATTTGGGAAAAAGTAGAAAAAATTTTTATAAAAAATAAAAAGATTAACATACCTATAAATTATGAAAAACATATAAAACATATGAATGTTTTAGAGAGTGCTAACTATATAAATAGCATATGTGAAATAGAAGATACAAAAGAAAATATAGTTGAAGAATTAAAGCAGTTAGCATATTTTGAATATAAAAAAAATATAAGTTTAAATCTTGGGGTTTATGAATATCTTGTATTTTTAAAGGAGAATAAAATAAAAATAGGTATTGTTACAAATTGTGAAAAACAATTTTATGAAGTATGTTTAAAAAGGTATAAAATATACGATTTTTTTGATATTATAATAGATAGTAGTTTTGCAAAAATAGATAAAGAATATTCAGATATATATAAAAATTGTGCCACAACCTTAGGGCTTGCTCCTAAAAATATTATTGTTTTTGAAAATAAGTTAGAAGCTATAAAAGGGGCTAAAAAAGCTGGTATGCAAGTTTATTATTTTTATGAAAAAAATAACTTGGAAAACTTAGAAGATATTATACAACAAAGTGATGAATATATAACAGATTTTAGAGAGCTTATTGTTTAA
- a CDS encoding recombinase family protein, with translation MARKSRKKFKIDKAKNSDKIYKLGIYIRVSVTDNKKNKNTIENQKNFILDYIKDKKEFKLIEIYQDDNTTGTNFNREGFKKLLQDIKKGKINCIIVKDLSRFGRSYIECSNYIEKIFPFINVRFISINDNYDSNNNNSNEVLLIHLKNIINEVYSKDISKKVCTAIKEKQQQGKFIGNWATYGYLKDPNDKNKIIVNEETKDIVKKIFNLRLNGYSYTKIANILNEKGVLSPSAYLYSKGILKQDRFKYCKWSDIYIKTILTNEVYIGNIVQGRKKTEFFNNKEQKNIKKDKWIIKEDTHSPIISKDLFFKVQNINYKLSKGSKTNKK, from the coding sequence ATGGCTAGAAAAAGTAGGAAAAAATTTAAAATAGATAAAGCTAAAAATAGCGATAAGATATATAAATTAGGTATATATATTAGAGTATCTGTAACTGATAATAAAAAAAATAAAAATACAATAGAAAACCAAAAAAATTTTATTTTAGATTATATAAAAGATAAGAAAGAATTTAAACTAATAGAAATTTATCAAGATGATAATACTACAGGAACTAATTTTAATAGGGAAGGGTTTAAAAAACTTTTACAAGATATTAAAAAAGGTAAAATAAATTGTATAATAGTAAAAGATTTATCAAGATTTGGACGAAGTTATATAGAATGTAGTAATTATATCGAAAAAATATTTCCGTTTATAAATGTTAGGTTTATATCTATAAATGACAACTATGATAGTAATAACAACAATTCTAATGAAGTATTATTAATCCACCTTAAAAATATAATAAATGAAGTGTATTCAAAAGACATTTCTAAAAAAGTGTGTACGGCAATTAAAGAAAAACAACAACAAGGAAAATTTATTGGCAATTGGGCAACTTATGGTTATTTAAAAGACCCTAATGATAAAAATAAAATTATAGTTAATGAAGAAACAAAAGATATTGTAAAAAAAATATTTAACTTAAGATTAAATGGTTATAGTTATACAAAAATAGCCAATATTTTAAATGAAAAAGGAGTTTTATCTCCATCGGCATATTTATATAGCAAAGGTATTTTAAAGCAAGATAGATTTAAATATTGTAAATGGAGCGATATTTATATAAAAACAATTTTAACAAATGAAGTTTATATAGGAAATATTGTGCAAGGAAGAAAGAAAACAGAGTTTTTTAATAATAAAGAACAAAAAAATATAAAAAAAGATAAATGGATAATAAAAGAAGATACACATTCACCAATAATTTCCAAAGATTTATTTTTTAAAGTTCAAAATATAAATTATAAATTATCTAAAGGGAGTAAGACTAATAAAAAATAA
- a CDS encoding nucleoside deaminase: protein MEYNFFMKEAYKEALKAYEINEVPIGCVITYNNQIISRAYNRRNIEKNTLKHAEIIAIDKACKVLGDWRLEGCNIFVTVEPCPMCAGAILQSRIDKLIFATRNNKAGCCGSVLNILNNKQFNHSVDIIEGVLLDECSMLMKNFFKDLRRKDKVND, encoded by the coding sequence ATGGAATATAATTTTTTTATGAAAGAAGCTTATAAAGAAGCATTAAAGGCGTATGAAATAAATGAAGTACCGATAGGTTGTGTAATTACGTATAATAACCAAATAATATCTAGAGCATATAATAGACGAAATATAGAAAAAAATACATTAAAACATGCAGAAATAATAGCAATAGATAAAGCTTGTAAAGTTTTAGGAGATTGGCGTTTGGAAGGGTGTAATATTTTTGTTACTGTTGAGCCTTGTCCTATGTGTGCAGGAGCTATATTACAATCTAGGATAGATAAACTTATTTTTGCTACCAGAAATAATAAAGCTGGTTGTTGTGGGTCTGTATTAAATATTTTAAATAATAAACAGTTTAATCATAGTGTAGATATAATAGAAGGTGTTTTACTAGATGAATGTAGTATGTTAATGAAAAATTTTTTTAAAGACCTTAGACGAAAGGATAAAGTTAATGATTGA
- a CDS encoding AI-2E family transporter, producing the protein MNSQSFIKKNKKYFKLGLCLIFVAVITIIFYRSSSNLDVSLAIKNAKHILSPFIYGIGIAYVLNSSLKFLEAKFFSKITYLNTRKRLKRGLSITTTYALLFSFLIWLISYLIPEIQKSIIDVSEYFKTFDINAFDKMLKQNVPINEGIIDSISNYIEGFLRGFIDQVPTYLKRILSSTINIASVLLNVILGIVISIYILFDKEEIGEKSKKIVYAIFPKKVSYSLIQFFKEANYTFEKFFVGKMIDSTIIGIIFFVGATLLKAPFAMLLSIIIGITNMIPFFGPFIGGIPVVFITLMFDITNPLKSIWISIFILLLQQFDGNILGPKILGDSIGIKPIGIIFSIIVGGALFGPAGMFFGVPIFAVIFSTFNRFIDKKYEKNMEV; encoded by the coding sequence ATAAACTCTCAAAGTTTTATAAAAAAAAATAAAAAATACTTTAAACTAGGATTATGTTTAATTTTTGTAGCTGTAATCACTATAATTTTTTATCGTTCATCATCTAATCTAGATGTATCTTTAGCAATAAAAAATGCAAAACATATTTTATCGCCTTTTATATATGGTATAGGTATAGCATATGTTTTAAACTCTAGCTTAAAATTTTTAGAAGCAAAGTTTTTTTCTAAAATAACATATTTAAATACTAGAAAAAGACTAAAAAGAGGATTATCTATAACAACTACATATGCTTTATTATTTAGTTTCTTAATTTGGCTTATTAGCTATCTTATACCAGAAATACAAAAAAGCATAATAGATGTAAGTGAATATTTTAAAACATTTGATATAAATGCTTTTGATAAAATGTTGAAACAAAATGTACCTATAAATGAAGGTATAATAGATAGTATTTCTAACTATATAGAAGGATTTTTAAGAGGTTTTATAGACCAAGTACCTACTTACTTAAAAAGAATATTATCAAGCACTATTAATATAGCATCTGTTCTTTTAAATGTAATATTAGGTATTGTTATATCTATTTATATTTTATTTGATAAAGAAGAAATAGGAGAAAAAAGTAAAAAAATAGTTTATGCTATTTTCCCTAAAAAAGTATCTTATAGCTTAATACAATTTTTTAAAGAAGCTAACTATACTTTTGAAAAGTTTTTCGTTGGAAAAATGATTGATTCTACAATAATAGGTATAATATTTTTTGTAGGAGCAACGTTATTAAAGGCACCTTTTGCAATGCTTTTAAGCATAATAATAGGTATAACAAATATGATACCATTTTTTGGTCCATTTATAGGTGGTATTCCTGTTGTATTTATAACATTAATGTTTGATATAACAAATCCTTTAAAAAGTATTTGGATATCTATCTTTATACTTTTATTACAACAATTTGATGGTAATATATTAGGACCTAAAATATTAGGAGATTCTATAGGCATTAAGCCTATTGGTATTATCTTCTCTATAATTGTAGGTGGAGCTCTTTTTGGCCCTGCTGGTATGTTTTTTGGTGTTCCGATATTTGCTGTTATCTTTTCTACATTTAACCGTTTTATAGATAAAAAATATGAAAAAAATATGGAGGTGTAA
- a CDS encoding CPBP family intramembrane glutamic endopeptidase has product MNEHKNSNLNPNLFMFILTLFSALATAILIIIGILIPSLLEPKNSYILNPIVFTIYFILPILLYTILKKVKIKDIIPLNPLSLKNFILVIFISFSVIPLTDFVSSIGDVFFENIIIDELYQETSNLNLFQLLFTIALVPAIAEELAFRGVILSGYKKNSLITAMLMSSLYFGMMHGNLNQFVYTTLCGIFMAFLVKITNSIYSSMIMHFIFNARAGIFLYFLVKNNPATAFNELTKPTTIKYIKSVFIIFLISLPFLLLSIFLFIKNNKDEIKKLKDENIAIKNNPNKPKVFTAFFYVNIILFILQILFLTLIKYLINM; this is encoded by the coding sequence ATGAACGAACATAAAAATTCTAATTTAAATCCTAATTTATTTATGTTTATCTTAACATTATTTTCTGCATTAGCAACAGCTATACTAATTATTATTGGTATATTAATCCCTTCTTTACTAGAACCAAAAAATTCTTACATACTTAACCCTATAGTTTTTACTATTTATTTTATATTACCTATATTATTATACACGATTTTAAAAAAAGTCAAAATTAAAGACATAATACCATTAAATCCTTTAAGCTTAAAAAATTTTATTTTAGTAATATTTATAAGTTTCTCAGTAATACCATTAACAGATTTTGTATCTTCTATTGGAGATGTTTTTTTCGAAAATATAATTATTGATGAATTATATCAAGAAACATCTAATTTAAACTTATTTCAATTGCTTTTTACCATAGCATTAGTACCAGCCATAGCAGAAGAATTAGCATTTAGAGGTGTTATATTAAGTGGTTATAAAAAAAATAGTTTAATAACAGCTATGTTAATGTCTAGCCTTTATTTTGGTATGATGCACGGTAATTTAAATCAATTTGTTTATACAACATTATGTGGTATATTCATGGCTTTTTTAGTAAAAATAACAAATTCTATATACTCTAGTATGATAATGCATTTTATATTTAATGCTAGAGCAGGAATATTTCTTTATTTTTTAGTTAAAAACAATCCTGCTACAGCCTTTAATGAACTCACTAAACCAACTACTATTAAATATATAAAAAGCGTATTTATAATATTTTTAATTTCATTACCATTTCTTTTACTTTCTATATTTTTATTTATAAAAAATAATAAAGATGAAATAAAAAAATTAAAAGATGAAAACATTGCAATTAAAAATAATCCTAATAAGCCTAAAGTATTTACAGCATTCTTTTATGTAAATATAATATTATTTATCTTACAGATATTGTTCTTAACATTAATAAAATATTTAATTAATATGTAA
- a CDS encoding CPBP family intramembrane glutamic endopeptidase, with product MNEPKNSNLNPNLFMFVLTLFAVLSVFIVPITKIIFPSLSNPKNSYILDTISSTFHFILPIALYIVFKKVKIKEIIPLNPLSLKNVFLIIFIGFSVIPFLMFISSIGDLFSKDIVSDILHEEASNLNLFQSLFTIALLPAIVEELAFRGAILSGYKKNSLLIGVLMSSLYFGMMHGNLNQFVYTTVLGIFMAFLVRITNSIYSSMIMHFIFNAKAAILIYLSVKYIPTSFDQPSTLSSFESVIIMFIIFLISLPLLLLSIFLFIKNNKNEIKKLKDENIAIKNNPNKPKVFTAFFYVNILLFILQILLLTLVKHLINT from the coding sequence ATGAACGAACCTAAAAATTCTAATTTAAATCCTAATTTATTTATGTTTGTATTAACATTATTTGCTGTATTATCAGTATTTATAGTACCTATTACTAAGATAATATTTCCTTCTTTGTCGAACCCCAAAAATTCTTACATACTTGACACTATATCTTCTACTTTTCATTTTATATTACCTATAGCATTGTATATAGTTTTTAAAAAAGTTAAAATTAAAGAAATTATACCATTAAATCCTTTAAGCTTAAAAAATGTTTTTTTAATAATATTTATAGGCTTTTCAGTAATACCATTTCTAATGTTTATATCTTCTATTGGAGACCTTTTCTCAAAAGATATAGTTTCTGATATTTTACATGAAGAAGCATCTAATTTAAACTTATTTCAATCACTTTTTACTATAGCATTATTACCAGCCATAGTAGAAGAATTAGCCTTTAGAGGTGCTATATTAAGTGGTTATAAAAAAAATAGTTTATTGATAGGTGTATTAATGTCTAGTCTTTATTTTGGTATGATGCACGGTAATTTAAATCAATTTGTTTATACAACAGTACTAGGCATATTTATGGCTTTTTTAGTAAGAATAACAAACTCTATATATTCTAGTATGATAATGCATTTTATATTTAATGCTAAAGCAGCAATATTAATTTATCTTTCTGTTAAATATATCCCTACATCCTTTGACCAACCATCTACATTATCTAGTTTTGAAAGTGTTATAATTATGTTTATAATATTTTTAATCTCGTTACCATTGCTTTTACTTTCTATCTTTTTATTTATAAAAAATAATAAAAATGAAATAAAAAAATTAAAAGATGAAAACATTGCAATAAAAAATAACCCTAATAAGCCTAAAGTATTTACAGCATTCTTTTATGTAAATATACTATTGTTTATATTACAAATATTACTTTTAACATTAGTAAAACATTTAATTAATACATAA
- a CDS encoding manganese catalase family protein codes for MSQSDHGLGIYPVSGGGVPFSTEGLQSTGNPIADLYENLAAEQKAKATYEYILNMTDDPDVITPIKFLREREVVHFQRFGEALRLVEDYLDSKRQFIIEKPDNMRPQPRKNN; via the coding sequence TTGTCACAATCAGACCACGGCTTAGGTATATATCCAGTAAGTGGTGGTGGAGTTCCATTTTCTACAGAAGGTTTACAATCAACAGGAAATCCAATAGCAGATTTATATGAAAATTTAGCAGCAGAGCAAAAAGCAAAAGCTACGTATGAATATATATTAAATATGACAGACGACCCAGATGTAATAACACCAATAAAATTTTTAAGAGAGAGAGAAGTGGTACATTTCCAAAGATTTGGAGAGGCTTTAAGACTTGTAGAAGATTATTTAGATAGTAAAAGACAGTTTATAATAGAAAAGCCTGATAATATGAGACCACAACCAAGAAAAAATAATTAA
- a CDS encoding HIT family protein — protein MECIFCKIINGDIPCNKVFENDNFIAILDAFPANEGHTLIIPKKHYKDIFEIDEDMLKEGYAISRKIANGIKKALNIENINILQNNGALAGQTVNHFHIHVIPRIENDDVVIKSKAINIDNEKIEKIVDSIKNNIK, from the coding sequence ATGGAATGTATTTTTTGTAAAATTATAAATGGAGATATACCTTGTAACAAAGTTTTTGAAAATGATAATTTTATAGCTATATTAGATGCGTTTCCAGCTAATGAGGGACATACACTTATTATACCTAAAAAACATTATAAAGATATTTTTGAAATAGATGAAGATATGTTAAAAGAAGGCTATGCTATTTCAAGGAAAATAGCTAATGGTATAAAAAAGGCTTTAAATATAGAAAATATAAATATATTACAAAATAATGGTGCTTTAGCAGGGCAAACGGTTAATCATTTTCATATACACGTTATACCACGAATAGAAAATGATGATGTAGTTATAAAGTCTAAAGCTATAAATATTGATAATGAAAAAATAGAAAAAATAGTTGATAGTATAAAAAATAATATAAAATAA
- a CDS encoding S-layer homology domain-containing protein has translation MKSLRMILAIFGLTFFMLFSYVNVYADIFNDVDKNNIAYNSIQKMYQLEIMVGDLQGNFNPDSYISKFEITKILSKFIQSENIDTTKSKYNDIVLQYDKKYNRWDTSFNKYIIILLEKGVLKEEDLKDFVIIDKNKKEQIRALSREEIALFLTRVIDKEDSVNKMNFNKTFNDQNNIGQNKVKSCYYMDSLGIISTKDNNFLPKNAVTKAELSIILDKFLQYTNIEIKVNDLKTLNNNQNIQTRFVNIQNVFLQNNSIQVKIDNETKIYVLDKNVKIYIDDNISFLENITPNTNAEIVIEDNLVTKIDIKTNLKVENTPTNDTKIYGIIKNISNDCVGLSHKEIYDNRFYSKEKIEIIPLSKNCKITKNGVTINNIEENSLATVVLENKMATQIIIEDDNALFLGTIIEKDNNKITIKTTDNKIFEMGFLENAKIIRNDKIVLANQLKIGDLVTVNVNKDKISNIKAKGDISKKQGTIKAIKINDKFSTIDLEDSNNNINTYYVDNLSTDIYSIRILDSVDLYLDSSEVYAINILDRKQNKSFSGEIIEINSNYITILTQDLTGKATVKANIDKDTIFFDYESLRNISFNDLKKGNKVYVVLKDVINNIASNINIVSR, from the coding sequence ATGAAAAGTTTAAGAATGATATTAGCTATATTTGGCTTAACTTTTTTTATGTTATTTAGTTATGTTAATGTTTATGCTGATATCTTTAATGATGTAGACAAAAATAATATAGCTTATAATTCTATACAAAAAATGTACCAACTAGAAATTATGGTTGGTGATTTACAAGGTAATTTTAATCCAGATAGTTATATTAGTAAATTTGAAATAACAAAAATATTATCTAAATTTATACAGTCAGAAAATATTGATACTACAAAAAGTAAATATAACGATATAGTTTTACAATATGATAAAAAATATAATAGATGGGACACTTCTTTTAATAAGTATATAATAATTCTTTTAGAAAAAGGGGTATTAAAAGAAGAAGATTTAAAAGATTTTGTTATTATAGATAAAAATAAGAAAGAACAAATAAGAGCATTATCCAGAGAAGAAATTGCTTTATTTTTAACTAGAGTGATAGACAAAGAAGATAGCGTTAATAAAATGAATTTTAACAAAACTTTTAACGACCAAAATAACATAGGACAAAATAAAGTTAAATCTTGTTATTATATGGATAGTTTGGGTATAATATCTACAAAAGATAATAATTTTTTACCTAAAAATGCTGTTACTAAAGCAGAACTTTCTATTATATTAGATAAGTTTTTACAGTATACAAATATAGAAATTAAAGTTAATGATTTGAAAACATTAAACAATAACCAAAATATACAAACAAGATTTGTTAATATCCAAAATGTTTTTTTACAAAATAATTCTATACAAGTAAAAATAGATAATGAAACTAAAATTTATGTGTTAGATAAAAATGTAAAAATATATATAGATGATAATATTTCATTTTTAGAAAATATAACACCTAATACTAATGCAGAAATAGTTATAGAAGATAATTTAGTTACCAAAATAGATATAAAAACTAATCTAAAAGTAGAAAATACACCAACTAATGACACAAAAATATATGGAATAATAAAAAACATTTCTAATGATTGTGTTGGATTATCTCATAAAGAAATATATGATAATAGATTTTATTCTAAAGAAAAAATAGAAATTATACCTTTATCTAAAAATTGTAAAATAACAAAAAATGGTGTTACTATTAACAATATAGAAGAAAATAGCTTAGCCACAGTTGTTTTAGAGAATAAAATGGCTACCCAAATAATAATAGAAGATGATAATGCTTTGTTTTTAGGTACTATAATAGAAAAAGATAACAATAAAATAACTATAAAAACTACAGACAATAAAATATTTGAAATGGGCTTTTTAGAAAATGCAAAAATAATTAGAAATGACAAAATTGTTTTGGCTAATCAATTAAAAATAGGTGATTTAGTTACAGTAAATGTAAATAAAGATAAAATTTCAAATATTAAAGCAAAAGGGGATATATCTAAAAAACAAGGTACTATAAAGGCTATAAAAATAAATGATAAATTTTCTACAATAGATCTAGAAGATTCTAATAATAATATAAATACATACTATGTGGACAACCTTAGCACAGATATTTATTCAATTAGAATATTAGATAGTGTTGATTTATATTTAGATAGCTCAGAGGTATATGCTATAAATATTTTAGATAGAAAGCAAAACAAAAGCTTTAGTGGTGAAATTATAGAAATAAATAGTAATTATATAACTATTTTAACACAAGATTTAACAGGAAAAGCTACTGTGAAAGCTAATATAGATAAAGACACTATATTTTTTGACTATGAAAGCTTAAGAAATATATCTTTTAATGATTTGAAAAAGGGTAATAAAGTTTATGTTGTTTTAAAAGATGTTATAAACAATATTGCTTCAAATATTAATATTGTGTCAAGATAA
- a CDS encoding CPBP family intramembrane glutamic endopeptidase, with product MNSPKNANFFMFIIMIFTILIGNILLINLFSEIMPFMLKPENFWLLQSTYSIICFILPIILYVVFKKINIKEAIPLKPLSLKNIFITIIMSFSIMPLANLISAITDLFFKNEIVDSLYDSSNLGLFKSLFSTAIIPAITEELAFRGVILSGYKKNSLLTGALISSFYFGIMHLTFTQLFFAIILGIFFTYLVRVTKSLYSSMLMHFLINSTSVISLYSLAKKSPDTVLNELSKQTTAIDILPFFVMFLLSLPFLLISIFLFIKVNKEEIKELKNENISIKNSQDKPKIFTAFFFVNIIIFILFMAFKSIIRQ from the coding sequence ATGAATTCTCCCAAAAACGCTAACTTTTTTATGTTCATAATAATGATATTTACTATATTAATTGGCAATATTTTATTAATTAATTTATTTAGTGAAATAATGCCTTTTATGTTAAAACCTGAAAATTTTTGGCTATTACAATCTACATATTCTATTATTTGCTTTATACTGCCTATAATATTATATGTAGTTTTTAAAAAGATTAACATTAAAGAAGCTATTCCTTTAAAACCTCTAAGCCTAAAAAATATTTTTATAACAATAATTATGAGCTTTTCAATAATGCCCTTAGCTAATTTAATAAGTGCTATTACAGATTTATTTTTTAAAAATGAAATTGTTGATAGCTTATATGACTCTTCTAACTTAGGTCTATTTAAATCTCTTTTTTCTACGGCAATAATACCTGCCATAACAGAAGAATTAGCATTTAGAGGTGTTATATTAAGTGGTTATAAAAAAAATAGTTTATTAACAGGCGCGTTAATATCTAGCTTTTACTTTGGTATTATGCACTTAACATTTACTCAGCTATTTTTTGCAATAATATTAGGTATATTTTTTACTTATTTAGTAAGAGTAACAAAATCTTTATATTCTAGTATGTTAATGCATTTTTTAATTAATTCTACCTCAGTAATAAGTCTTTACTCTTTAGCAAAGAAATCACCTGATACAGTATTAAATGAACTATCTAAACAAACTACTGCTATTGATATTCTACCATTTTTTGTAATGTTTTTACTATCACTACCATTTCTTTTAATTTCTATATTTTTATTTATAAAAGTCAATAAAGAAGAAATAAAAGAATTAAAAAATGAAAATATTTCAATAAAAAATAGTCAAGATAAGCCAAAAATATTCACAGCATTTTTCTTTGTAAACATAATAATTTTTATCTTATTTATGGCATTTAAAAGTATTATTAGGCAATAA